Within Ralstonia pickettii DTP0602, the genomic segment GCCGCCTCGCGCCAGGCGTATCTCGACCGCACCCGCGCCATGGCTGGGCAGAAGGTCGAACGCGCGCAACTCTCTTGTACCAACCTTGCCCATGCGGTGGCCGCGATGCCGGACACCGCCAAGATCCGCCTGAAGGCCGACGAGCGGCCCAACCTGGCGATCGTCTCGGCCTATAACGACATGCTCTCGGCGCACCAGCCGCTGGCGGCCTACCCGCAATGGATCAAGGAAGCCGCGCTCGAAGCCGGCGGCACCGCGCAATTCGCGGGCGGCACGCCGGCGATGTGCGACGGCGTCACGCAGGGGCAGGACGGCATGGACCTGTCGCTGTTCTCGCGCGATGTGATCGCGCTGGCGGCGGCGGTGGCGTTGTCGCACCAGATGTTCGACGCCGCGCTGTACCTGGGCGTCTGCGACAAGATCGTGCCCGGGCTGGTGATGGGCGCGCTGTCGTTCGGCCACCTGCCGGCGGTGTTCGTGCCGGGCGGGCCGATGACCACCGGCATCAGCAACGACGAGAAGGCGCGCATCCGCCAGCTCTACGCGGAAGGCAAGATCGGCCGCCAGGAACTGCTCGAGGCCGAGACCCGCTCCTACCACGGCCCGGGCACCTGCACCTTCTACGGCACCGCCAATTCCAACCAGATGCTGATGGAAATGATGGGGCTGCACCTGCCGGGCACGGCCTTCGTCAACCCCAACACGCCGCTGCGCGAGGCGCTCACGCGCGAGGCCGCGCGCCAGGCGCTGAAGCTGGTGCATGGCGGCGAGCGCTACACGCCGGTGGCTGACGTGCTGGATGAGCGCGCCTTCGTCAACGGCATTGTCGGGCTGCTGGCTACCGGTGGCTCGACCAACCACACGCTGCACCTGATCGCGATGGCGCGCGTGGCCGGCATCGTGCTGAGCTGGGATGACTTCGACGAGCTGTCCGCCGTGGTGCCATTGCTGGCGCGCGTGTACCCGAACGGCAAGGCCGACGTGAACCAGTTCCAGGCGGCCGGCGGGCTGCCGGTGGTGATCCGCGGGCTGCTGGCGCTGGGCCTGGTGCACGACGACGTGACCACCATCGTCGGCCGCGGGCTGCAGGACTACACGCGCGAGCCGGTGCTGCGCGACGGCACGCTCACGTGGATCGACGGCCCGGCGGCGCCGCTCGACGACAGCATCGTGAGCACGGCCGACCGGCCCTTTGCGCCGGACGGCGGCATCAAGGTGCTGGACGGCAAGCTGGGCCGCGCGGTGATCAAGACCTCGGCGGTCAAGGCCGAACACCAGGTGGTGCAGGCGCCGGCGATCGTATTCGAGCACCAGGACGACGTGCTGCACGCGTTCAAGCGCGGCGAGCTGGAGCGCGATTTCGTTGCGGTGCTGCCGTGGCAGGGCCCGGCCTCGTGCGGCATGCCGGAGCTGCACAAGCTCACCCCGACGCTGACCGTGCTGCAGGACCGCGGCTTTCACGTGGCGCTGGTGACCGACGGGCGCATGTCGGGCGCGTCGGGCAAGGTGCCGGCGGCGATCCACGTCTGCCCCGAAGCGTTGCGCGGCGGCGCCATCGGACGCGTGCGCACCGGCGACCTGGTGCGCGTGGACGCGCCCGCGGGCGTGCTCGAGGTGTTGGTGCCCGCCGACGAGTGGCAGGCACGCGAAGCGGCTCGTCCCGATCTCAGCGCCAACCGGCACGGTGTGGGGCGCGACCTGTTTGCGACCTTCCGCTGCAATGTCAGCACCGCGGAGAGCGGGGCCTGCACGCTTTTTTCGGATGAAGGGGGTGAAGGCCACGAGGGCGACCAAGCCCGGCATGGCCACGCTGGCGCGCGCGGCCGCGCCACGCACGCGGCCTGAGCGCCTGCGTTCAACCCAGGTTGTGCGCCGGCTGCCGCTGGCCGCCGGCCGGCCGTGGCGCGGAGGGGGCGGGCGCCCCCTCGCTCACCTTCACCGCGCCGGGCACGGCCGACGCACCCGGCACGTGCAGTTCCTGGATCGGCACGGCGAGCTTGCAGCCGGCGCCTTCCAGCACTTGCTTGATGCGCTCGTAGAAGGCGAAGCGCACGTTCCAGTAATCGTCGTTCGAGGTCCAGTAGCGCACGTTCAGCGTAATGCCCTGCTGCGTGTAGTTGATCACCATCGTCTCCGGCACGGGCTCCTCCAGCAGGCGCGGCTCACGCACCAGCATCTCGCGCAAGGCTTCCAGGCCGCGCGCTGCAGGTCGCTGTCGAAGGTCACCGTGGCCTCGATATCGGCGCGGCGCGTGGCGTTCTCGCTGTAGTTGGTGATCGCGCTGCCCCACAGCTTGCCGTTGGGCACGCGCAGGCAGACGCCGTCGAAGGTGGTCAGCTCGCTCATGAAGAGGCCGGTCTCGCGCACGGTGCCGGCCACGCCCTGCGCATCGATGTACTGCCCCACGCGAAACGGCCGCAGCAGCACCAGCATGATGCCCGCGGCAATGTTCTGCAGCGTGCCCTGCAGCGCCAGCCCGATGGCAAGGCCCGCGGCGCCCAGCATGGCGATGATGCTGGCGGTCTGCACGCAACTGCGACAGCACCAGCACGATGGTGAGCACGCGCACCATCCACTGCAGCGCATTGGCCAGCAGCGGGCGCATGGTTGCATCCACGTGGGTGCCGCTGAGGGCGCGCCGCATAGCCCCGGCCACGCGGCCTGACAGCCACCAACCGGCGATCAGGATCAAGATGGCCGCCAGGCAGTTCATGCCCTGGTTGATGGCGAAGTGGACCAGGTAGGTCCAGCCGGCCTCCAGCTTGTCGGCGTCGATAAAGTTGAGGTCCATGGGCGCGGCTCCGTTTGTTGTCCAGGTTGTTGTCGGGATCTGGTGGCGCTGCCGCGGGTTTCGCGGCGTACCCGTTTCTGCGTGCCGCGACTGGAGTCGGTTCGCTCTCCTGCCGCTCAAGGATCGGCGTCTAATTTGACAAATTGATGCACGTTGAATACACGATGTCAGACGATCACCGACAAAGCCGGGGTGCACACCACAGAGCAGGTGACAAGCAGAGCGGACATTGGTTTCCGGTGCCTGCGAGGCTGGCCCGCTTGCAGGACCCGCCATCCCTTATGGAATAAGGGATGGCGGCGGTCCGGGGAATAGCGCCGAAGTATTGGGAGGAAGCACTGGGTACGGTGCGCCCAGTCGCCCGTGATGGCGTGGGAGCGCGCTGCACGGGCTATATGGCGGGAGTGCGTGGGCATAGCGCGCTGGCCGCGTAGCCAGCCGGCGCCGGCGCCAACTTTCAGCGACGAAAGTTGGCGGACGGCCCCGGGCTACCGGCCCGGCGGCGCCTGGGGCTTGCACGCAGAAACGGGTACGCTTGCCGCTCGCCGCGCCAAGTGGCAGCGGCTCAGGCAAGGTCATGGAGCCGCTCAGGTCGGATGGTCGTGCAGCTTGTCGCGCGAGGCCAGCGCCGGGAACAGCCGCATCCACACCGCCACCACCAGCAGCGTGCCGACGCCGCCCAGGATCACCGCGCCCACCGGTCCCAGCAGCGCCGCGGTAACGCCGGACTCGAACTCGCCCAGCTGGTTTGATGCGCCGATGAACACCGAATTGACGGCACCGACGCGCCCGCGCATGTCGTCCGGGGTATCGAGCTGGACCAGCGTGGAGCGCACCACCACGCTGATCATGTCGGAGGCACCCAGCACCACCAGCGCCGCCATCGACAACGGCAGCCAGGTCGACACACCGAACACCACGGTGGCCACGCCAAACAGCGCCACCGCGCCGAACATGATGCGTCCGGCACGCCGGTTCAGCGGGTTTCGCGCCAGCCACAGCGCCATTGCCAGCGCGCCGATTGCGGGTGAGGAGCGCAGCAGACCCAGGCCCCACGGACCGGTGTGCAGGATGTCACGCGCATAGATCGGCAGCAGCGCCGCGGCGCCGCCCAGCAACACCGCGAACAGGTCCAGCGAGATCGCGCCGAGCAGCACCGGCCGGCCGCGGATATAGGTAAAACCGGCAAAGACCGTGCGCACGCTGACCGGTGCGGTCAGGCGCTGCGCGGCCTGGCGCAGCCGGATACCGCTGACCAGCACGGCGGCGATGGTGAACAGCGTCGCGCTCAGCGCGTAGACCACGTCCGGCCCCGCCACATAGGCAAAGCCGCCAATGGCCGGGCCGATGATGATGGCGGTCTGTCCGGCCGAACTCGCCAGCGCCACCGCGCGCGGCAACTGGCGCGGCGTCACCACGCTGGGTAGCAGCGCCTGCAGCGTCGGGTTCTCGAACGCGCGCGTGGCGCCGATCAGCGCGACAAAGAGAAAGATATGGTGGCTGTCGATCCAGCCGGTCAGGCTCGCCACCGCCATGCCCCCGGCCAGCAGCGCCTCGATCGACTGGCAGGTACGCACGATGCGGCGCCGGTCGAAGCGGTCGGCCACGTGGCCCGACATCAGGATCAGCACCACCGAGGGCAGGAACTGCACCAGGCCAACCATGCCGAGCATCAGCGGGTCGCGCGTCAGGTCGTACATCTGCCAACCCACCGCCACGGTAAAGATCTGGTAGCCGATGGTGGTGCACAGGCGCGCGAACCAGTAGCGGCGAAAAACGGCGTCGCCGAAGACGCTGTCCGGCTCGGCGGCCGGGACGGTGGCAGGGGAAGACATGGATGCAGGAGGGAGGTGCGGGGAGATTGCTGTGCGTCACGATCCGCCGGGACGCCAGCCGGGCCGTCTGGGCCGTCTGGTGCGAGCGTGCGGTGCACAAAGGCAAGATTCTAAAGCGCCTGCTGAATTGCTGCATACAGATGCCGACAATCGCACACCTTGATTGGGCAAATATCGACCGCAGATGTCGGCATTACGCCTCTACCAGGCAAAAACGGCTCGCAATTGCGAGCCGTTTTAAATTTCAGGCGCGATGCGCGATCACACGATCTCGCGCGTCTCCAAAAACTGCAGGTTCGGGAAACGTTCCTGCGTCAGCCGCAGGTTGACCATGCTGGGCGCCAGGTAGACGTGGTCGCCCGCGCCATCCAGCGCAACGTTGTGTCCGGCCTTGGCGATCAGCTTTTCGATCTCCGCCGAGTCGCCCCTGAGCCAGCGCGCGGTGGCGCATTCATGCGATTCGAAGATGGCATCGACGCCGTACTCATGCTCCAGCCGGTGCGCCACCACATCGAACTGCAGGATGCCGACCGCGCCCAGCACCAGGTCGTTCGAGGCGAGCGGGCGGAACATCTGGGTGGCGCCCTCTTCCGCCAGTTGCTGCAAACCCTTCTGCAATTGCTTGACCTTGAGCGGGTTGTTCAGGCGCGCGCGGCGGAAGAACTCGGGCGCGAACGAGGGGATGCCGGTGAACTTGAGCGGCTCGCCCTCGGTGAAGACATCGCCCAGGCGGATGGTGCCGTGGTTGGGCACGCCGATGATGTCGCCGGCGTACGCTTCCTCGGTGGTGTTGCGGTCCTGCGCCATGAAGGTGATGGCATTGTTGATCGCCACGGTCTTGCCGGCCGACACGTGCAGCAGCTTCATGCCGCGCTCGAAGCGGCCCGAGCATACCCGCACGAAGGCGATGCGGTCGCGGTGGCGCGGGTCCATATTGGCCTGGATCTTGAACACGAAGCCGGTGAACTTGGGCTCCTGCGGCTCGACCACGCGCGATTCGGTCTGGCGCGCCAGCGGCGGCGGCGACAGCTCACACAGCGCGTCGAGCAGCGACTGCACGCCGAAGTTGTTGATCGCCGAGCCGAAGTAGACCGGCGTCTGCTTGCCGTTGAGGAACGCTTCCTTGTCGAACGTGTGCGAGGCGCCGCGCACCAGCTCGATTTCGATGCGCAGCTCTTCTGCCTGGCTGCCCAGCATGCGGTCGAGCTCGGGATTGTCCAGGCCGTCCAGGATCGCGGCCGTGCCCTTGTCGCCGTGCGGGTCGAACAGCTGCACCTTGTCGTCGATCAGGTGGTACACGCCGCGGAAGGCCTTGCCCATGCCGATCGGCCAGGTCATCGGCGCGCACTGGATCTGCAGCACGTCCTCGATTTCGTCGAGCAGCTCGATCGGCGAGCGGCCCTCGCGGTCGAGCTTGTTGATAAAGGTGAGGATAGGCGTGTCGCGCAGGCGGCAGACGTTGAGCAGCTTGATGGTCTGCGCTTCCACGCCGTTGACCGAGTCGATCACCATCACCGCGGAGTCGACCGCGGTCAGCGTGCGGTAGGTGTCTTCGGAGAAATCCTCGTGGCCCGGGGTGTCGAGCAGGTTGACGATGTTCTCCTGCGCGTTGCCGTCCTTGGTCTCGCGACGGTACGGGAACTGCATCACCGACGAGGTCACCGAGATGCCGCGCTGCTTTTCCAGTTCCATCCAGTCGGAGGTGGCGTGGCGGTCGGCCTTGCGCGCGCGCACTTCGCCCGCGACCTGGATGGCGCCGCCGAACCACAGCAGCTTTTCGGTCAGGGTCGTCTTGCCCGCGTCGGGGTGGGAGATGATGGCAAAGGTGCGACGACGCGCAATTTCAGAAACGAGCGAGCTCACGGCAGCGGAGTTTGACTGGGAAATATTGGATGTGGCCCGGCGGGTGGCCGGAACCAGGTCCGGCAGCGCCGCGGGGCGGCGGTGGGCCGGGCCCTGCGGGCACGCGAGGGAATGAATGGGGCGCTATTTTACCGGTTCGCGCGCGGGCGCGGGCTGAATCGGCCGGCGAATCCATCCGATCCGGCGTCGTACCTATCCGATCACTCCGCCAGCTTTTCCGCCGGCTTGCCGCGCAGGCTGCCGAACTGCAACGCGTACTGGCGCGTCAGCTCGGCGCCAAAGAAGAAGATCTGCGCCGAGTAATACACCCACAGCATCAGCGCCACCACCGAGCCCGCGGCCCCGTATGAAGAGGCCACGGCGCTGTTGCCCAGGTAGAGGCCGATCAGCCGCTTGCCCATTGCAAACAGCAACGCGGTGATGACCGCGCCCATGGTGACGTCGCGCCAGGCGATGCGTGCGTTGGGCAGCATCTTGAAAATCACCGCGAACAGCGTCGTCACCACGACAAAGGAAAAGGCGGTCGAGATCACGTCCGCGACCGGCGCAAACCACGACTGGGTCCACAGCTGGCCCCAGATGCGCTCGACCACGGCCAGCGCCGCATTGACGATCAGCGACACCAGCAGCATGAAGGCCAGCACCAGCACCACGCTGAACGACAGCACCCGTGCGCGCAGCAGTTGGCGCCAGCCGGCCGTCTTGGGCACCGGCACGTGCCAGATGTCGTCCAGGCTGCTCTTGAGCTCCACAAAGGCGCTGGTGGCGCCGACGATCAGGATGCCCATCGCGATCAGTGCGGCCACGCCGCTGCCACCGGCGCGGTGCGTGGCCGCCAGGATCTCCTGGATCGCCGCGGCGCCCTGCTCGCCCACCAGGCCCTGGATCTGCGCGAAGATCTCGCCGCGCGCCGCTTCTGCGCCGAAGAACAGGCCAGCGATGGAAATCACCAGCACCAGGATGGGCGCCAGCGAGAACAGCATGTAGAACGAGAGCGCCGCGCCCTTGCTGGCAGCGCGATGGTCGAACCATGAACTGACGGCCGCGGTGAACACGCGCAGCGTGCGCGTGCCGGTATGGCGGTCCGGCAGCCAGGACGGGCGGTTGGGCCGGGGCTGCGGGGTCCCGCTGCCGGCGGAAGGAGAGGACGGGTGCTCGGTCTTGTCGGTCACGGCCTGTGTGTTTGCCCGCGCCGCATGCCGGGGGCGTCTGCCGCCGCGTGTCGGGGGCGTCTGCGTTCATGATACTGCGCATTGCGGGCTTTGCCCAAGCGGGCGCGCCGGGGGCGACCTGCTACAGTAAGATCAGGCACACCAGCCGGCGCATCCGTTGCCCGCGCGCCGGCGCATGGAGGCACACGTGACCCCGATTCTCTCCGCCCGCCCGGTGGCCGCACTCCTGATCATCGGCGTGCTGGGCTGCGCCGGCTGCGAACGCAGCCAGCCGGGCCCCAAACCCATTTCCGGGACGGCGTCCGACCGCCCTGCCGCGGGCACACCCGCCGCGCCCGCCAACCCGAACTCGTCCAGCTTGCCCCCGGCATCGGGTCCGGCCCGCTGAACGCGTCAGCGCGGGCGTACCCGTTTCTGCGTGGCTCGCGGGCTGGCCCGCACGCGCCGATCCGGGCCCACTGAAGCCCGTGAGTTGAAGTAAAGCCTTGCCGTTGCCGACGCTGTAGCCGGGGCTTTTGCCCGCGCCCGTTGTCCACGCCGTTACGCAAGTGCAAGGCTGATGTAACCCAGTTTCAAACGTGCAACGGGGTGCAATGTCGCCCCGGCGCGGATGCCGGGGCGCGCTATCCCGCACCCGGCGCGTGCCACGAGCAGCATGCGCTGCACGGTTGTGGCCACCGCGCGCGGGGGCGCTTTCCGCACGCGTTACAGCGGCGAAACCGATTGGTCCGCCAGCAGGCGAGCGTCCCCCGCAGCAATTCGGCCACCTCCCGCAAAGCCGCGTGGCACAAGGCTTTGCGGCCATTGGCACACTTGTCGCTCAGTATCCGCAAGGGACGCTGTACGCGTCAGTGACCATCAACCAGACTTTGCACGCAGGAGACTACCCAGCCATGCGTCATCCGCCATCACGCATGACGGCGCGCCGGCGCTCATACCGGCTAGCGGGCCCGCCACCATCGGTGACGGACCTGCTTTCGCCGCCGCTGCTGCTCTATCCGCGCATCCACGCGCCGCCGGCCACGCCCGCCGTGCCGTGCGCGGCGATCGGCGTCGGCAAGGGCATCGGCACGGAGAAGGGCGCGGGGTTCGCACGCGCCGCCTGCCGGCGCCATGCGGGCAAGCGGCGCGCCTGACGGCACCCGCGCAACCGCATGTTCGGGCGCCGCAGGGCGCGGGCGTGCGGCGGTGCGTCACTGCCTCAGGGCCTCAGTGCCCCGGCACCGCAAACAGGACCATTGCAGGCTCGCGAGCCAGCGTACCTGCACGGATTTGTGCTCCGTCCCCCGGCGGGCACTTTTTTTCCACAGGGAGGCGCAGTCCATGAAAGCCGGAATCTTTGCCGCCGCGCTGGCCGTCTGCTCCGGCAGCGCCATGGCGGCGAGCTACGCCTGGTTCGATCGACCCGACGAAGCCAGTGCCAACAGCCATGCGGCGGTCAGCAACGATATCTATGTGCGCGGCTGGGGCTGGGCATGGGGCGAGTTGCTCATGCGCCCCGATGCCCCGACAACCGCGCCGGCGCCGCAGGACGGCCGCCAGGCACGCGACATCCTGGACCGGCGCGACGCGGTGCCGTGGCGCCAGCATGACGAAAACGAACCGCCGCGCCATCCGCGCGGCAAGATCAGCATGAACCTCGCTGCCGCGGATGCGGACGGCGGCGCCGGGGCCGGGCGACCCCACAAGACTGTGCGCTGACAGGCTGTGCGCTGACGTGCCAGCGGGCACGGGGAAAGGTGGAACTGGCGAGCGGACGTCGTCCGTTCCCCTTTCCTCTGGCGCCTGAAGCTGGCGCGCCGCGTTTTACCGCCGCTGTTACCTCTATTCCCCTGCCGGGGCCTGGCTCTCCACGCGGATATTGTGCTTGTGCATGAGCCGGTACAGCGTCACGCGCGACACGTTAAGCTCGCGCGCGGCTGGCACCACGTGAAAGCCGTGGCTGGCCATCACGGTACGGATCGCCTCGCGCTCGGCCTCTTCGCGAATCGCGTCGAGGGTCTTGCGCGGCAGTTCCGTGCCGCCATGCAGCTGCAGGTCCTCGGCGGTGATCTTGCGGTTGTCGGTCATCACGATGGCGCGCCGCACACGGTTGATCAGCTCGCGCACGTTGCCCGGCCAGGCGTACTGCATCATTGCCTGCGTCGCGCACGCCGAGAAGCCGCGGATGCGCCGGTGCGCCTCGTGCCCGTGCTCGGTCAGCACTGCGTTGGCCAGCTGCAGGATGTCCTCGCCGCGCTCGCGCAGCGGCGGGATGCTCAGCGTCAGCACGCACAGCCGGTGGAACAGGTCGGAGCGGAAGCGCCCGTCGGTTTGCGCCACCACCAAATCCACGTGCGTGGCGGAGATAATGCGCAGGTTCAGCGGGATCGACTGGTGCCCACCCAGGCGCGTGATGGTGCCTTGCTGCAGGAAGCGCAGCAGCGCCACCTGGCTTTCCAGCGGCAGGTCGCCGATCTCGTCCAGGAACAGCGTGC encodes:
- the prfC gene encoding peptide chain release factor 3 (stimulates the release of release factors 1 and 2 from the ribosome after hydrolysis of the ester bond in peptidyl-tRNA has occurred; GDP/GTP-binding protein~K02837: prfC; peptide chain release factor 3), which gives rise to MSSLVSEIARRRTFAIISHPDAGKTTLTEKLLWFGGAIQVAGEVRARKADRHATSDWMELEKQRGISVTSSVMQFPYRRETKDGNAQENIVNLLDTPGHEDFSEDTYRTLTAVDSAVMVIDSVNGVEAQTIKLLNVCRLRDTPILTFINKLDREGRSPIELLDEIEDVLQIQCAPMTWPIGMGKAFRGVYHLIDDKVQLFDPHGDKGTAAILDGLDNPELDRMLGSQAEELRIEIELVRGASHTFDKEAFLNGKQTPVYFGSAINNFGVQSLLDALCELSPPPLARQTESRVVEPQEPKFTGFVFKIQANMDPRHRDRIAFVRVCSGRFERGMKLLHVSAGKTVAINNAITFMAQDRNTTEEAYAGDIIGVPNHGTIRLGDVFTEGEPLKFTGIPSFAPEFFRRARLNNPLKVKQLQKGLQQLAEEGATQMFRPLASNDLVLGAVGILQFDVVAHRLEHEYGVDAIFESHECATARWLRGDSAEIEKLIAKAGHNVALDGAGDHVYLAPSMVNLRLTQERFPNLQFLETREIV
- a CDS encoding membrane protein (K07058: K07058; membrane protein); the protein is MTDKTEHPSSPSAGSGTPQPRPNRPSWLPDRHTGTRTLRVFTAAVSSWFDHRAASKGAALSFYMLFSLAPILVLVISIAGLFFGAEAARGEIFAQIQGLVGEQGAAAIQEILAATHRAGGSGVAALIAMGILIVGATSAFVELKSSLDDIWHVPVPKTAGWRQLLRARVLSFSVVLVLAFMLLVSLIVNAALAVVERIWGQLWTQSWFAPVADVISTAFSFVVVTTLFAVIFKMLPNARIAWRDVTMGAVITALLFAMGKRLIGLYLGNSAVASSYGAAGSVVALMLWVYYSAQIFFFGAELTRQYALQFGSLRGKPAEKLAE
- a CDS encoding MFS transporter codes for the protein MSSPATVPAAEPDSVFGDAVFRRYWFARLCTTIGYQIFTVAVGWQMYDLTRDPLMLGMVGLVQFLPSVVLILMSGHVADRFDRRRIVRTCQSIEALLAGGMAVASLTGWIDSHHIFLFVALIGATRAFENPTLQALLPSVVTPRQLPRAVALASSAGQTAIIIGPAIGGFAYVAGPDVVYALSATLFTIAAVLVSGIRLRQAAQRLTAPVSVRTVFAGFTYIRGRPVLLGAISLDLFAVLLGGAAALLPIYARDILHTGPWGLGLLRSSPAIGALAMALWLARNPLNRRAGRIMFGAVALFGVATVVFGVSTWLPLSMAALVVLGASDMISVVVRSTLVQLDTPDDMRGRVGAVNSVFIGASNQLGEFESGVTAALLGPVGAVILGGVGTLLVVAVWMRLFPALASRDKLHDHPT
- a CDS encoding phosphogluconate dehydratase (K01690: edd; phosphogluconate dehydratase [EC:4.2.1.12]); its protein translation is MPRHPVLERVTARIVSRSAASRQAYLDRTRAMAGQKVERAQLSCTNLAHAVAAMPDTAKIRLKADERPNLAIVSAYNDMLSAHQPLAAYPQWIKEAALEAGGTAQFAGGTPAMCDGVTQGQDGMDLSLFSRDVIALAAAVALSHQMFDAALYLGVCDKIVPGLVMGALSFGHLPAVFVPGGPMTTGISNDEKARIRQLYAEGKIGRQELLEAETRSYHGPGTCTFYGTANSNQMLMEMMGLHLPGTAFVNPNTPLREALTREAARQALKLVHGGERYTPVADVLDERAFVNGIVGLLATGGSTNHTLHLIAMARVAGIVLSWDDFDELSAVVPLLARVYPNGKADVNQFQAAGGLPVVIRGLLALGLVHDDVTTIVGRGLQDYTREPVLRDGTLTWIDGPAAPLDDSIVSTADRPFAPDGGIKVLDGKLGRAVIKTSAVKAEHQVVQAPAIVFEHQDDVLHAFKRGELERDFVAVLPWQGPASCGMPELHKLTPTLTVLQDRGFHVALVTDGRMSGASGKVPAAIHVCPEALRGGAIGRVRTGDLVRVDAPAGVLEVLVPADEWQAREAARPDLSANRHGVGRDLFATFRCNVSTAESGACTLFSDEGGEGHEGDQARHGHAGARGRATHAA